CTGCTGAAGGTAActgaagatttatttatttagaatttatttGTGTGGGAAGCTGTATGCTGACTGGCCACTGTTTAATCATTTTGTAGCTATGCCATAGCTAATAGTTAGATAAACCTGACAACATGCTAACATAAGCAATCTATGATAACTAGGGGTGTAAAGATACACTCGATTCATGATACTGGCTTGACGATTCATGGTTCAATTCGTTTCTTGGAATattatgggaaaaaatgtgaattaattaaaattctgattgaaaacactgctgttttatttctgaatcataaacaTTGCAAAATATTCTGCAATTAAGTTTGtattaaactaactaaatcaaAAACGATGAACAgaagtttaatattttaaacaaaatgtactacaccttaacataaaaataaaataaataaatacatttataaatctcTGACCCGCGGGAAATGATGGATTGAAATCTAATGAGCTCTGTAGCAGGGTCTGAGGTGTCGTTTTTAAACTgtaaatagagctccaaagtcggctaaaatgctACTGAAGAGTTCTTTTATCAATGATTGTAACGTGATTGTGTAACCCTATAACCTATAATGCATGTCGGCCGTTGTAGTCCAGAGCTATTGGTCAGTGTGCTctctatactgtacattttaactTTATGGGTTCTGTAAATAGAGACCTCTTGTGTGCAAACAGTGCGCATTAGATGGAGAATTAACAGAATGCTCATGTACACTCATGTAAATCGCACATTTCTATGATGTGTCACAATGTATTGTTACACCCTTAATGATAACACTGCTCTTTCCTGGCATATAGGTTTGCAGAGGAAGTCTTTCCTTTATACCTGTCTGCAAATAAGGACTACTGTTGTCCAGTACACCAGGACTATTGCATTCTTGACTATCAGTGGAAGTCATTCTAGTTCTCCAGCTGGCTACCTCACTTCTCCATCTAAAGATACCATCTAGTTAACATAGAACGTCTACGTATCGACTTAATAACCATCCGTTATCATCAACCTCATGCACCACGGGACTTCCCAGGTGAGTCCTATCTACTTTCTTTTACAGGATAAGAACATTGACTAGTTGGCTTCATGGAGCCAAAAGACTGTTGGTGATGAAGAAATAGCCTTTGTGTAATTTTATAAATAGGTGTTGAGTGGTgggaataaatacatttactaaCACAGTTACAGTGACTAGTTCTCCATTTCTATCCACAAAGAAATGAAAGTAAGTGATCCTccctaaatattatattaaatgttatagaaTTGTTTCAACTgaatgaagaaagagagaaacaaacattaaagtaaaacagaaataaagaaagacaaccaaagaaaaacataacatGCAAAAAGAGTaaaagtagagaaaaaaaaacagaaaataaataaataaataaacaggacgTAGTAATGAAAAACTAAGGGTGAGTGGTGTCATCACTTGGCTCTCTCACCTGTTCTGTAGGAGGAGTCTGTCAATAGAAATGGGTGTGGCCTGATTGAGCAGGAACGATGGCGCTGCCTTTTTCTCTGCAGGTGCATTATGGGAGTCCAGAGAAGCCGCTGCCCTTTTCACACTTTGCTCCACCCCCCATCGGCTCTGAATCCTCTCCCCAGTGCCAGGCCCCGTCTCTGGGCTCAAGCTGCCAGGTGAGCTCCAGGCTTCAGCCGAGCCTGCAGGCCGGAGTGTCGGAAACTTCCACAGGTTGAGTTTGGGGGTAATGGCGGTGGGTTTAATGGCTTTGTTGGAGTCTGATGGTGCTGTGTGCTCACACAGGAAGGGGTAATAGAAGCGTGGGGGCAGTACTGAGcggtcagagtgtgtgtgagtgtgtgtgagctgagctgCTGAAGTTAGAAAAGGCAAAGAGCCGACCTGCGCTGGATTAGACGTTGTTGCCGCGCCAAGGCCGGGGTTAAGATAAGaaaagaggtcagaggtcaaaggGTAGCCAACCCCAAGCAGAGAAAGGTTAAGGGGCGGGGCATCAGGACAGTTGAGGTGCCCAGGGGGTAATGTGGGTGGGTAACAGGGCAATGACTCGGACAGGAGCAAGCGCGTTTTTGAGAGACGGTAGTGACGCAGCTTTGATTCGACATCTACTGAGCGCGCTCTTAACAGCTGCTCCTCCAGGGAGAACACATCCGCCATGATAAGCTCAGCTTCCTGCTTGGCCCCGCCCCTCGGAGACACCTCTGTCTGTTCtgagctctgattggctgtcccATTCGTCTCCGTTTGAGCTTCTGCGCCTTTTTCCATCTCCTGTTCATCGGTGAAGCTGAGCTGCAGGTCGTCTCCTCCCTTCTGCTCCACCTGCTCCGGCTCCTGCTCCGAACCACGACTTCCCACAATGCCCTGCTGCAGGCGGAGCTGGTCGGACGGGAGCAGGTTCCCTTTCTTATAGGGCCAGTCAGACTCGATGAGCAGCGAGAGCGAGTTCTTACACAGGCTGTACTTCATGTGGTTGTACAGGTGGGATTTCTCCATGCAGGTGAAGGGACACTGGAAACACTTGTAGTTGTAAGGTTTGCCGAAGGGACGCGGGATGTAGTGCGGCTTCTTCGGCTTACGCTCTTTATGTTTACAGCCTGAAGGTAACTTACACTCCTCCTTCGGCATGATGGAGGGAGACAGAGGATCGATCTGTGAGCAGGGGGGGGacagaataataaaacaaacggatttaaattcagtttgttattttatttgtcatgAAATCATGTGACTTCTTTAAACTGTaagttaaataacaaaaaagtattaaattgaataatatataatgtgtattttTGCCCTGGAGAATTCTGATTTATTCTGATTTGGTGTATTCGAACACAGATCCAGACAAAAAATAATACAGTTCTAAATGAGAGCAACTGAAATGTAGAATTTGATCATTCACACAGtgttactattaatattaatatataatgtatttatattatttataggctGCAGTGTATGAAATAGTTTTAAAGTAACAAAGCAAAATATCAATAATATAACAATCTTAACTTTATTTAACCTCCGAGCACATTGATGGAGagcagattaaaaaataaatctaaaataaaaacatatttttaaaaaatcaaataaaaccaagagaatataaaataagaaatacaaataatgcAAATTATTCTgtacataaataatataataaaactaacaaacaaGTTAAAAAAACACCTCTTAAAACAATATAGAAAAAGataaaattattacaaattcagaaataaagtgaaaaagatTATACACTTAAACAGACACATTACATGAAAGTGATTAAAGtacaaatttaaaacattttaattgaaggttaatttaacaaaacaataataagcATGTAATAAGTAGTTTAGGAATTAAAAGCTTGATGATCAATGAATGTAATTATGAACAACTTCAGAATGTAATAattgtataaatatttatgcagCTATAATAAAGTTAAACCATACACTTTATATGATGAATTAATATTTAGGTATAAAACGTTATAACTGTAATTTAAggaaatctttttattttttactagaatatcaacaaatatttaaacacattacTGAACTACATATTACTTGATAATAAATCGTTTATTACATGAATTAAGgtgttaattaaacaaaatcatCAATAAATCATCGGTTTAACTTCTAAACCATCGCTGACTGAAGGGGAAACGGTTTGAAATAAAAGGTTTAAATGATCAAAGTGAGTGCTAAAGTGTTTAAACTTCCCGATGAACAATAAAGAAAGTTATTAGATTTCACATGAAGAAAACAAACTCAGACCAGAGCCTCgtaaataacaataacagcaaTCGTCTAATGGTAtttaaacctgtgtgtgtgtgtgtgtgtgtgtgtgtgtgtgtgtgtgtgtgtgtgtgtgtgtgtgtgtgtgtttgtgtgtgtgtgtgtgtgtgtgtgtgtgtgtgtgtgtgttgccacTAGCATGTCTCAGGAGACTCTGGTCTGTTCTTCCTCTACCTGCCATCCTTCATTActtccagcacacacacacacacacacacacacacacacacacacacacacacacacacacagtgtcttctgtgtgtgtgtgtgtgtgtgtgtgtgtgtgtgtgtgtgtgtgtgtgtgtgtctcaggggGCTGCACCTGTTCACTGGCTGCAGGTTttggtgctgtgttttttctGCAGGACCCTCAAGGTCAGCTACGGGCTCCACATGGTGAGGGGctcgaggtgtgtgtgtgtgtgtgtgtgtgtgtgtgtgtgtgtgtgttgtaatgaGGGATGACTGCCACAGGGCATCATTAGTGTAGGGAAGTGGGTCAGGGCAAATAGACTGTTCTTTTACCCCCCTCCTGTAGTGTTCAGAACTCAGTGATGTTCCAGCGCCGTCTCTTTAAATTTGACTCATCTCAGTTATTAGCGATATTAGCGAAGGTCGTGCCCCAAATGCTAGCAACTGagatcttactttaatctttaatcttgaggttgttttaatattaaaacaGTGTCAAGACTCTTTGCACTATAGTAGCCTATttatggtgttgttgttgttgtttaaattaaagaacaacacatcatacagTTTATCTGttcataattacatttaatagtGTGGAACGTCCCGGAAACaacttacttcctgttctcactcacattatagcagctataaactgttaaaccctcaccagccctctctctattctctctctctgttctctttctttatcctctctctttattctatttctttattctctttctttaagttaataaggcaaaaaacacagcttgtcatgttactgagaaactcctctgtcctgacgATGTGGGAAAACTTACAGTtgcagcttcacctctgactgttacacagcgctgacactggagactccttccatacatgttgcataaatacatttctccttatagaaaacttcaccatataataatttttaaatcaataaaaggatttttaaatccatttattatcagTGACACCTGAGAGAACCAGAACAGATTCAGTGATAAATAAACAGTCAtgctaatatttatttcatttactagTTCATCAGTGTGCTACACATTAAACTAGTAGATACTATTAGACCTTATTATTATTGCCCTGTTAACTCTAAATctactgaggtgtgtgtgtgtgtgtgtgtgtgtgtgtgtgtgaaaggtcTAGTACATGTCCTTTAGGTGAAAATAGAATTTAGTCTCCAAATCTACGCCTGTGTTTTTTGGTTCCCAGTAGAGACACTTCTTTTAATTTTCTCTTTGAAAATGTGAGACGCTTTTTCTCggctgtgacatcatcatcatcatcatcagcccTCATCTCATTTACCcgaaggaaacacacacacacacagacacacacacacacactttcctaaCTCCGGGATAATGTCTTTAAGGATATCCTGAGTACAGGAAGAGAAAAGTCACCGGATTTCAGACACACTTTTATCTCTTacgacactctctctctctctctctctctctctctctctctctctctctctctctctcaatctctctctctcttgttctgtccctctgtctttAGGACACATTGTAAAATGAAATGCCTCCAGTGATGTTCTGCTTTTAACTGCTCTTATGATTCAAAGCTGCCATTAGAGTCAAATCAATAGAAATAATTTTTGtggacagttttttttgttccactatcggacacagtcagtgtgacctcggtgtgtaTACTGAATTAAAATAAGCTGCTGAAAGCATTGAtgtattagattttttttttttagaaaaaaaaaagagcaacacGATATAAAAAACATACGATCACCAGAGAGCAGACAGTTTAGAAGTTTAGGATAGATGGagtgatggatgaatggagtgttggagtgatggatggatggagtgatggatgaatggagtgttggagtgatggatggatggagtgttGAAGTGATGGATGGAGTGTTGGAGTGTGGGATGACGGagtgatggatgaatggagtgTTGAAgtgatggatgggtggagtGTTGGAGTGATGGATTAAATGATGGATTAATGATGACTGACAGGATGGAAGGAGTaatggaaggagggagggatTGGTGGATGGAAGGAGTGATGGATTggtggatgatagatggatgacCATTAAACAGATGGGTGAATGTGTGGACATACTGATGCCCAGAGAAAAGGATAGACAGATGTATGGAGTGATGGATGGGTGAACAAAATTATTGTTGTATGGGTGAATGTGTAGATGAATTGATGGCCAAATAGAAGTATAAACATACTGACAGGCAGATAAATACTTTTTTGAATAGAAAGATGagtggattgatggatgggtggatggatggatagatgatggTTAGACAGATGGGTGAATGTGGGGACATATTGGTGCCCAGACAAagggatagacagacagacagacaggtggatgtATGGAGTGATGCATTACTGGATGAATAGAGTGATTaaatgatgaatggatggatgaaaggagtGGATGGACGGAGGGATTGGTAGATGGAAGGTGTGAGGGATAGacggagggatggatggatggatggatgatcattagacagatgaatgaatgtgtgggCACATTGATGCCCATATAAaaggatagacagatggatggagtgatggatgggtggacagAGTAATTGTTGAATGGATGAATGTGTAGATGGACTGATGGTCAGATAGAAGTATAAACATATGGATGGGTGGGATAAATAGGTTTAGGAACAGAAAGATGAGTGGATTGATGGACGGATGAAAGACCTGAGTGATAGAATTCAGCAAAAGAACGATGGATAAAGAGGTAAATGGATAGACATGGAtgagaaaatggatgaatacaAGGACAGAATGATTAGTGGACAAATCAACATATAGAGGGATGAAGGAgtgcaaaattattatttttcatcttttcatAAAACTGGAAGTGAATGGACAGATGTGATATAAAACACTGACATACTACCTAaacaatacaacacacacacacacacacacatgcacacacacacacacacacacacacacacacacacacacacacacacacacacacacacagagagagagacacacacacacacacacagacacacaccccgttcttaataaatatattgtggAGATGTGAAGGTTATTTTTTCACATCGCTGTTCAACATGACTTTTGTATTTCAGAGCAATCAATAAcaaaatcatttttacattcCACTGTCAGACaccattatgtgtgtgtgcgtgtgtgtgtgtgtgtgtgtgtgtgtgtgtgtgtttcgaaGCTCTTTCAGACTTTGTCATTACAATTAAAACAAACTAAATGTGGGTTaaccataaaaaaaacagcaacatgaTACACACCACTTCAGACTGAaggacagacaaacagacagacagacagacagacagacagacagacagatagatgacggatggataaaataataaaactgatgaaatgatgaaagaATGGATGACGGATATGTGGGGAGATGGAGACATGAACACAAATAAAGACGGATAAGTCAACGGCAAATAGCGGACGGTTGATTACAAACGGGTGGATGGATtgaaatgggtggatggatgaacagaagGATAGACAGATGATAGGATGGATAAAATAATAGATGATGATGAATAGTGGATaggtggagagatggagagacggaTGGGTTTAAAGAATACCGATACAGACTGATGAGGAAATGGAGAAATAggggatagatggacagataaatGGAacgatggatggatagatggatgaaagAATGACTGAAAAATGTAAGGATGAATAGCTGGATAGACGGACGgctggatggacagatgggtgGAGAGAGATATATGGGCAGGCAGATGAATGGATGACTAACAAGTGAATGTACAAATATACGAACAAAAATGAAATGGATGgacagaagaaaacaaatcCAGAGTGCTGGAGGAATAGATgaagagagatggatggatggatagatggactgatgatagatggatggatgtaaagaTAGCTGGATAGATTAACAGCTGGATGGATTTAAGGATATAGACAAAGACTGATGAGTAATTGGACAAATggcggatggatggattgatggatggacaaaTGTTTGTATGGATGAATAGATTGAGGATGAgtagacagacggagagagatagATGAATGATAAAATGACATATAGAAGAGAGAagtctttaataataaataacaaagtttgaaaaggaaaataaaatctgtGGAATTTTGGAAATAAAACTATGCGATGTGTAAATTgtataaaagtgaaataaataacacGAATGCATGAATCACATCTCAAACATATTCCTtcgaagaaaacaaaaaaaggaatgaaattCTGTTGTACTTTACTATAAAcgtattcatttatagttacataaaATTTCCATTCATGAAAAAATGTGgatgaaaataattttaaaacataaaataaaacatttatgagTGTGACTGACCTTCATGCCGTGTCAATCcgtctctttctgtgtgtgtgtgtgtgtgtgtgtgtgtgtgtaaagcacatgatatttttaataataataataataaagagtaaAACTAAATAACCTCTAGGTCCAGATGTACACTCTGTGTATGTATCaatattaatgtaataaaataacttAAATTAAAAGGAGCAGAATTTAAGGACCGAAGCAGTGGGTGAGAAAAGCTCACGTTATCTGAAAAGGCTCTTCATTAATATAATCATCAGATTTCATTTTatcattacattttatttgtaagtgCCTTTTCAGGTACAAAATCCTGTGataagaataataacaataacatttaaattaaataaagtaaaatgaatACAGTATTACAGAATAATTACAATAAACAtggatttaaaacattttccttaTAGAGTTAAACTCAAGCCTATTTTATACTTGCTTAatagtaacatttattattattattattattattattattattattattatataagaaTGTTATCTGTCCAATAGTCCAaatttattatacattatatctcattatttcttcatttatgtTGAATTAAAATTGTCCAGTTTGATAACTTTTCCTACTTTAGATGAATTCCTGAGTAAAAATTTACAttctaacaaaaacaaacacgacAAAACTCCACAAACATCAACTCTATAAACTGTTGTGTTactctaaaaacaaaagaagaaaaatagtcacaaaaaaaagcaataatttTTACTTAATCATTAGATTTTACCTACCTGTACTGGAGTGATGAGCAGTGCAGgagtgtgcgcgcgcgtgtgtgtgtgcgcgcgcgcgtgtgtgtgtgtgcgtgtgtgtgtgtgtgcgtgtgtgtgagtcgTGTGACGGTGCTGAAGAGACCAgacactgagtgtgtgtgtgtgtgtgtgtgtgtgtgtgtgcgtgtgtggagagagagagagactgtgtgtgtgtgtgtgagtgtgtgtgtgtgtgtgtgtgagtgtgtgctgtagtgcGAGCACAGAGgaatgaatgagagagggagggagagacggagagacggaTAGAgaagtgtatatatgtatactgaCTGCGAGCGATGCCTTGGGGCAGTACAATCGTGAAACTGCCCCTCCCGCGCTCGCGCTGTCATATGTGGTTTCTAGCTGGCAGCTAAGCTACAGTAACGACAGTAACGACTTCTCCACTGCGGGCTACACCGAGAACGCTGCTCTAATTGGACCGCCGAGCTACTTAAAGTCACCGCAAACTTTTATAGCactttaacagagtgttagtgAGAGTGAAACTCTGTCCTGTTCTCTCAACACCTCACTGAACCCAGTTCAATCATCTGATCATTATCTCAGTccacaccacagtgctgtgggTTCTGGacactgattggtcaaaagaAACTGATTAGTTTTGTATAACAGTAACGTTTCAGTTAGTTTTAATGGTGCAAGAAAAGTTTTGAttgaatttttttctaaatcttTACTTTTAGATTTGTATTTAGTTTTAGTATCGTTTGAGATATTAATGTCACGGTAATCTTACTGCAAAAATTCCCAAATTAGGCTCTGTCTTTCCTTCCTATTAATTCGGCCATTAGCGCTCCACTGCTAATAAATCGCTGCTGAGCCAATTCAGCAGCATGGATGGATCCACTCCGTTCCACGTCTGTTCTTAAGTCAGACCACTCAACGTTTAAAACACCCAAACGTAAGTTTTATTCTCCGAAATTCTATATAGTGTTCGTTCGTATCACAGGTGGACGTTATAGTCGCAGTTTAGTTTTCGTTTATTTGGAAactcacatttttctttttacttcatttacctaaaatgttatatttttcaCTGATACTTCTAGTTTTCGGTAACAATAAAAACCTCGAAATTTCAAAaactttattgtttctatagtaacagctcgttcacaggcgAAAAAGCTCTGcataaaaagattaaaaagtgtgttttctgttaggagacatttatgtaacacaaatggaaggagtctccagtgtcagcactttgtgaAGCCACTGGTGTACTTCGTTTTTTTACGCGTACGCTAACGTGTGTGCGCGGTCGTACGCGTAGCTTTTTAAGGTATACTGTATTTAACATGTCCGTGTACACGttacgacaacttgcactacctcTCCTCGCCTACAAgcgtcagtacagagcagtaaagcaggtgtTTTGGTGTGAAGGACGACAACAAAGAAGAATCACAGCAACACGAAGACTTATTctctttaaggctagaattatacaaatgcgggtactttctaacctgcactcgttTGTCTCTTCTGATCAATGGCACTGGCTCACTGCTGCCACCTTGCGGAACAACTAAacagtgcaaaagaattaaatacaCACGTGTGATTGGTTAGAAAAATCGGGCAGCGCTGTTCCGAGCGTACAcgtaaaaagtgaagcatactttcTAATTAACAGTcggaggtgaagctgtaacattaagttttcagacatcttcaggaccgaacatgacaagctgtgtttttagtcttattaacttcaatagtgagaggataaagagagagaatagagagaataaagagagagaggataaagagagggaataaaaagagagaataaagagagagaataaagagagaatatagagagagaataaagagagagaatatagagagggaataaagagaggataaagagggaataaagagagaataaagagagggaataaagagagggaataaagagaggataaagagggaataaagagagaataaagagagggaataaagagagaggatatagagagggaataaagagagagaatatagagagggaataaagagaggataaagagggaataaagagagaatatagagggaataaagagaggataaagagagggaataaagagagaataaagagagagaatatagagagggaataaagagaggataaagagggaataaagagaataaagagagggaataaagagaggatatagagagggaataaagagagagaatatagagagagaatatagagagggaataaagagagaatatagagggaaaaaagagaggataaagagggaataaagagagaataaagagagggaataaagagagaggatatagagagggaataaagagagaatatagagggaataaagagaggataaagagggaataaagagagactggtgagggaacgagtgtttatagctgctataaagtaaGTAACATATGTTTTATCGACGGATAAAAGTATGATGTTCTTGTAATCATTGGTAGGTTGCTgtggtgtgagaggaataaaacactcagggacatgctgttgtaggaaaataatcaacttcagggtggtgacagtaactccgcttcatcacaccacactgtcatttattatttgaCTACAATACAGAGTGTTTTACATCCGCACATTTGAACAAACACTGTATAATTGGAAATAAAAGGGCAGGTGTAGAAATACTAAACACTAAAGTATTAACATGGCACCAGGaatcaataaaatacaattaggAAAGTTGAGCTATTAACATTGTAACTTATAGCATAGGGTCATTTTTTCAAATAAGTCAAACAGGACAATGTGGACTCCaaaaatttacatatgattttttCTTGAAATAGAGGCAGGGCACACCCTTTGCTGGCCTTATTAatgtttgttaataataatttatatttgtaaatgcACTCAGTGATGGCCAAATTGGCAAACGATTCATTTTTCTGAATGATTCCTTAAAGTAAATCAGATGAATcaatacagtacatactgaaAAGCATTATGTTCTAGGAGCAAGTTTAGCTATAGACTCAACTACAGCTCAGGTAATGCTGTTGGAGCGGGTGGGCGGAGCTACACTAGTCACCTGACAGTGGAGTTAATAGTAAGAACACTGAGTAGACTAAAGTGTAGTGTTAAACACATATCACTACAGTGTATGCTCagttgtgcagtgtgttcatGCGTACACTTCTCACTTGTTTCCCTCCACAACCTGCATAATTTAGTGTTTTTAACACAAACTAGCCACGAGAAACACTTAACACTACTGCATCTCTCTCGAAAACACGCTGCTCTGTCAGTCCAAGTTCCATTTAACATCTAGCAGAGCGTCACAACTGAAAATCCACACACGTTCTCATTAACCTGTTAAATCCAGTTAAATACAATGATCTTCATTTCATATGGATATGTTCACCGGCGTGTAAATGGTCACATGACCTGGGTTAGTTACTTCTTGTTTACGGCGTAGAAAGAAAACATCATACTTCTCTAACAGAAAGTAAGTAAAGCATGTTATTATAGTGATATCATTTCTATTTACGTCCtcttctagtgtgtgtgtgtgtgtgtgtgtgtgtgtgtgtgtgtgtgtgtgtaaggggttAGTACTTCATGGAGAATCTGCCATGCTgtcagacagagacaaagaaattAACAGTGACAGCAATATCCACA
This genomic window from Ictalurus punctatus breed USDA103 chromosome 1, Coco_2.0, whole genome shotgun sequence contains:
- the prr35 gene encoding proline-rich protein 35, whose amino-acid sequence is MPKEECKLPSGCKHKERKPKKPHYIPRPFGKPYNYKCFQCPFTCMEKSHLYNHMKYSLCKNSLSLLIESDWPYKKGNLLPSDQLRLQQGIVGSRGSEQEPEQVEQKGGDDLQLSFTDEQEMEKGAEAQTETNGTANQSSEQTEVSPRGGAKQEAELIMADVFSLEEQLLRARSVDVESKLRHYRLSKTRLLLSESLPCYPPTLPPGHLNCPDAPPLNLSLLGVGYPLTSDLFSYLNPGLGAATTSNPAQVGSLPFLTSAAQLTHTHTHSDRSVLPPRFYYPFLCEHTAPSDSNKAIKPTAITPKLNLWKFPTLRPAGSAEAWSSPGSLSPETGPGTGERIQSRWGVEQSVKRAAASLDSHNAPAEKKAAPSFLLNQATPISIDRLLLQNRCLNSRTGLDERCSDMRGSAHYSEAGEEKDRSTDGETNGGMDGEVVCDLSSALQELQRAEQEAELHPEHAQSHHMWAQKIRKIRLELSHIQQALQRTSQGPLDLSVKKEPVAMTTKPPGEKHELTQHSGQSQDMSSETGEEEEDEEETETEDDWKKRSLDILIRMGQSQGISMVTPGATMVKSEPLLSEAEALWNSRTRKCEADSSVRVCSKTPNCPSSPITAPAVQ